A genomic stretch from Candidatus Latescibacterota bacterium includes:
- a CDS encoding M3 family metallopeptidase → MRRPLFLTILAVMIVLSCAQQVGTGNPMLSEFDTPFGVPPFEEIKEVHYIPAFQEGIRLQNEEIAAIVNDPESPTFENTIAAMEGSGTLLNRVSSIFFSLNSANTNEEMQAIAKEVAPLLAAHGDNIALNSELFQKVKAVYLQKDDLRLTTEQNKVLTDYYKNFVRGGADLNEEDKAGLREINQELSVLGLQFGENVLKETNKFELIIDDEIDLAGLPEASVIGAAEAAASRGYEGKWVFTTSKPSMIPFIQYADNRDLREKIYKAYINRGDNDDELDNKNILSRIAALRVKKANLLGYETHAHFILEQGMAKDPANVFIFLDKIWLPALAKAKEERAMLQKMIDDEGHDFKLQSWDWWYYSEKVKKAMYDLDEEMIRPYFQLDNVISGAFTVATRLWGITFEERTDIPKYHPDVRTFEVKEADGTHIGILLADYFPRESKRGGAWCGTYRQQCRLGGKMITPVVNNVGNFQKPTADKPALLTWDDVLTLFHEFGHGLHQLLSNGTYPSVTGTNVATDFVELPSQIMENWAGEPEVLTMYATHYETGEVIPDELVAKMKKASKFNQGFAVTEYLAASYLDMDWHTLRDEVEQDVDDFETASLSRIGLIPEIISRYRSTYFRHIFSSGYSAGYFSYMWAEVLDADAFQAFKDVGIFDQELAQSFRVNILAAGGSDDPMTLYMKFRGKEPGIEPLLKKRGLI, encoded by the coding sequence ATGCGCAGACCTCTTTTCCTGACTATCCTGGCCGTGATGATAGTGCTTTCCTGTGCTCAACAGGTCGGCACCGGCAATCCCATGTTGTCGGAGTTCGATACGCCATTCGGCGTCCCTCCTTTTGAGGAGATAAAAGAAGTACATTATATTCCTGCCTTCCAGGAAGGGATAAGATTACAAAATGAAGAAATAGCGGCGATAGTCAATGATCCTGAATCACCGACTTTCGAGAATACGATTGCGGCGATGGAAGGTTCAGGAACCCTCCTGAACAGGGTCTCCAGTATTTTCTTCAGCCTGAACTCTGCCAATACGAATGAGGAGATGCAGGCTATAGCTAAAGAGGTAGCACCACTTCTGGCCGCTCATGGCGACAACATTGCTCTCAACAGTGAGCTTTTTCAGAAGGTCAAGGCAGTATATCTTCAGAAGGATGATCTGCGATTGACCACAGAACAGAACAAGGTGTTGACCGATTATTACAAGAACTTTGTCCGGGGTGGCGCAGATCTGAATGAGGAAGACAAGGCGGGGCTTCGCGAAATAAACCAGGAATTGTCAGTCCTTGGCCTTCAATTCGGTGAAAATGTGTTAAAAGAGACCAATAAATTCGAATTGATCATCGATGACGAAATAGACCTTGCCGGGCTTCCCGAAGCCTCGGTCATCGGAGCCGCCGAGGCGGCCGCCAGCAGAGGCTATGAGGGCAAGTGGGTTTTTACGACTTCCAAACCCAGCATGATCCCATTCATCCAGTACGCCGATAATCGTGATCTGAGAGAAAAGATCTACAAGGCCTACATAAACAGGGGTGACAACGACGACGAGCTCGATAACAAGAATATACTGTCTCGTATAGCGGCTCTAAGAGTCAAAAAAGCCAATCTTCTCGGGTATGAGACCCACGCCCATTTCATACTCGAGCAGGGAATGGCAAAGGATCCGGCGAATGTCTTTATCTTCCTCGACAAGATATGGTTGCCGGCTCTTGCAAAAGCCAAGGAAGAAAGAGCGATGCTGCAGAAGATGATCGACGATGAAGGTCATGATTTCAAACTGCAGAGTTGGGACTGGTGGTATTACTCTGAAAAGGTAAAGAAGGCCATGTATGATCTCGATGAAGAGATGATCAGGCCCTATTTTCAGCTGGATAATGTAATCAGTGGCGCTTTCACTGTTGCAACCAGACTATGGGGAATCACTTTCGAAGAGCGGACAGATATTCCCAAGTATCACCCTGACGTCAGGACCTTCGAGGTGAAGGAAGCAGACGGAACACATATAGGTATACTGCTTGCAGATTACTTTCCCAGAGAGAGCAAGAGGGGTGGAGCCTGGTGTGGCACCTACAGGCAGCAGTGCAGGCTGGGTGGCAAGATGATCACTCCTGTAGTCAACAATGTCGGCAACTTTCAGAAACCTACGGCCGATAAACCTGCGTTGCTGACCTGGGATGACGTCCTTACTCTTTTCCACGAGTTCGGGCATGGTCTTCACCAGCTTCTGTCGAACGGGACATATCCTTCGGTGACGGGAACGAATGTCGCGACAGACTTCGTCGAATTACCTTCACAGATCATGGAGAACTGGGCAGGTGAGCCGGAAGTGCTGACGATGTATGCTACACACTACGAGACGGGAGAGGTCATCCCCGACGAACTGGTCGCGAAGATGAAGAAAGCCAGCAAGTTCAACCAGGGATTCGCTGTGACAGAGTATCTGGCCGCGTCCTACCTGGATATGGACTGGCACACGTTGAGAGATGAGGTCGAACAGGATGTCGATGATTTCGAGACCGCCTCACTCTCGAGGATCGGACTTATTCCGGAGATCATCAGTCGTTACAGGAGTACCTACTTCAGGCATATCTTCTCGAGTGGTTATTCCGCCGGGTACTTCAGTTACATGTGGGCCGAAGTCCTCGATGCCGATGCTTTCCAGGCGTTCAAGGATGTTGGCATATTCGACCAGGAACTGGCGCAGTCGTTCAGAGTGAACATACTTGCCGCCGGTGGTTCCGACGACCCGATGACCCTTTACATGAAGTTCAGGGGCAAGGAGCCCGGGATAGAGCCTCTTCTGAAGAAGAGAGGC
- a CDS encoding HAMP domain-containing histidine kinase has translation MSKSTETDRATDVPSMLEQELERKNMAFEALFRLMERIGTTLDLETIIRLFLMTLAGQLSLDQIAFYLASSKENLFRVYYSLGISTGELPPAIARSSYIVRTLGKKLDLVEIGEPSDLAACADPSDDEALFSMNGFSYAFPLIGKTGVQGIILMSRKIDGSGFTEFNREILHVLTRSAAMAVGNAMLYNEVLVSNMEMEDFARVKKEFLSHTSHELRTPLTILKSSLWSIEEKKGNDGVLMELACKAVTRLSSMVDQLLSLNDVGINASSLNLVRTNILQLLESSFVERISEISEMGVTFKLDKMNTPDDLFIDATKMRIVFKSIIDNAVSSVESGGSIYLSVSTRTLSPDELEGVEIICSEYRKEYPVDSSAPDSHESEYSEDISIGVGKRNGNPVDEWVVIRVRDDGVGIPEEEIRTLSEPFMRASNSKMADVKGLGLGLSVASKIIYSHGGRFYCSSEKGRGAEFSVWLPVSYKKDKNQDGG, from the coding sequence ATGAGTAAATCAACTGAGACAGACAGAGCCACAGACGTGCCCTCGATGCTCGAACAGGAGCTCGAGAGGAAAAACATGGCTTTCGAGGCTCTTTTCAGGCTGATGGAGAGGATCGGCACGACACTCGATCTGGAGACCATAATACGTCTGTTTCTGATGACGCTGGCCGGGCAGCTGAGCCTCGATCAGATCGCTTTTTATCTGGCATCCTCGAAAGAAAATCTTTTCAGGGTTTATTACTCTCTGGGGATCAGTACGGGAGAGTTGCCTCCTGCAATAGCAAGATCCTCATATATCGTCCGGACTCTTGGGAAAAAGCTCGACCTTGTAGAGATCGGTGAACCGTCTGATCTGGCGGCGTGCGCCGACCCTTCAGACGATGAGGCATTGTTCTCGATGAACGGATTCAGTTACGCATTTCCACTTATCGGAAAAACGGGTGTGCAGGGTATAATCCTCATGAGCCGGAAGATCGACGGAAGCGGGTTTACAGAGTTCAACAGAGAGATCCTTCATGTTCTGACGAGATCGGCAGCCATGGCTGTCGGCAACGCGATGCTGTATAACGAAGTCCTGGTGTCGAATATGGAAATGGAAGATTTCGCAAGGGTAAAGAAGGAATTTCTCTCCCACACGTCGCACGAGCTCAGGACCCCCCTGACAATCCTTAAGAGTTCTCTGTGGTCTATCGAAGAGAAAAAAGGTAATGACGGTGTACTGATGGAACTCGCCTGCAAGGCGGTTACTCGTCTTAGCAGCATGGTAGACCAACTGTTGTCACTGAACGATGTCGGGATTAACGCGTCATCGCTCAACCTTGTCCGCACAAATATCCTGCAATTGCTGGAATCGTCTTTTGTGGAAAGGATCTCCGAGATCAGTGAGATGGGGGTCACCTTCAAACTGGACAAGATGAACACTCCTGATGACCTGTTTATAGACGCTACGAAGATGAGGATTGTCTTTAAAAGCATCATTGATAACGCGGTCAGTTCAGTAGAGAGTGGTGGTAGTATCTACCTCAGTGTTTCCACAAGGACTCTCTCCCCTGATGAACTGGAGGGTGTGGAGATCATCTGCAGTGAATACCGCAAGGAATATCCCGTCGATTCTTCTGCGCCAGATTCACATGAATCTGAATATTCAGAAGATATATCGATCGGAGTTGGAAAAAGAAACGGAAATCCTGTCGATGAGTGGGTGGTGATCAGGGTGAGGGATGACGGTGTGGGTATACCGGAGGAGGAGATAAGGACTCTGAGTGAACCATTCATGAGAGCGTCGAACTCGAAGATGGCCGATGTGAAAGGGTTGGGGCTCGGGCTCTCGGTCGCATCGAAGATCATCTACTCGCATGGTGGTAGATTCTACTGTAGCAGCGAAAAAGGACGAGGAGCTGAATTCTCGGTCTGGCTTCCGGTCTCCTATAAAAAAGATAAGAATCAAGACGGAGGTTAA
- a CDS encoding PorV/PorQ family protein — MNRIFRIIILSLVAMAAIALPRVLVAEDGTGGTVSPFALGAGGRNTALGGASAAIWGGSYSLVWNPAGLVSVERGELALFHTPLFDGACSYSTALVSWPLLDAGVISAGIMHLKIGDIERRDSDNMLESGDLSNRQTRYILGFGRTIHGGLSAGISLKLDRYAQGEYSANGFGMDVGLGIRREIKSPLVDGMAAGINFFNIVEPVYTIVSEESGDPSGARGGIAMWRSMPGSLDDRFLFTSDLVKSRYSETGLHAGVEYSISGMFAVRAGYDAGNVTLGAGFRVHTIEVDYAFRDSDLENYHLFSILYGYGETSSQKLAKRRIARDEEIQKKLVFETDRYETDLISSSMESGRRALENGHYNKATGYFEAVLLWDPTNTEARDCRTRADALTHIKRADSLFVGQMYSEALFEYRLGSQHFDHEEIDSRIEACEKSIGEAENSRAILDRMISHSLELYTSRQWADASRAFEEILVIDPGNSIANQYREKSILRNREYYDSLIRRVEQAVSRMHYEEAAELVHTGLENFPGDNILISRLSDIERLKRRAGDKVPAGAEVATLKPALSSAMIEGLRPDYEKGVASFTGGQYEKAIDSWEKVWKVWKGFEKVEEYLVKAYQFRGMDLYTDHSYEEALEVWQKILVIDPGNEKAARYIRRTREEMGLLERTRG; from the coding sequence ATGAACCGAATATTCAGAATAATCATCCTTTCTCTGGTAGCGATGGCCGCAATAGCGCTACCGCGTGTACTGGTCGCTGAAGATGGGACGGGTGGGACTGTAAGTCCATTTGCCCTTGGAGCAGGAGGAAGGAACACGGCACTCGGCGGAGCCTCAGCTGCCATCTGGGGAGGGTCGTATTCCCTCGTCTGGAACCCGGCGGGGCTCGTTTCCGTGGAGAGGGGCGAACTGGCTCTGTTCCATACTCCCCTGTTCGACGGCGCATGTTCATATTCAACGGCCCTGGTATCATGGCCACTTCTCGATGCTGGTGTGATATCGGCTGGAATAATGCATCTCAAAATAGGTGATATCGAAAGACGTGACTCTGACAATATGTTGGAAAGCGGTGATCTGTCGAACAGGCAGACCAGGTACATCCTTGGTTTCGGCAGGACCATTCACGGAGGACTTTCGGCAGGGATCAGTCTTAAGCTGGACAGGTATGCCCAGGGTGAATACAGCGCCAACGGATTCGGGATGGACGTGGGCCTTGGAATACGGAGAGAAATCAAATCGCCACTGGTCGATGGTATGGCCGCGGGAATCAATTTTTTCAATATTGTGGAGCCTGTCTATACGATCGTCAGTGAGGAATCGGGCGATCCTTCAGGGGCCCGGGGCGGGATCGCCATGTGGCGTTCGATGCCGGGAAGTCTGGACGATCGGTTTCTCTTTACCTCCGATCTGGTAAAATCGAGATACAGCGAGACCGGGTTGCATGCGGGAGTCGAATACAGTATAAGCGGAATGTTTGCGGTACGGGCAGGGTACGACGCGGGGAACGTCACGCTTGGTGCCGGGTTCCGGGTTCATACAATCGAGGTGGACTATGCTTTCAGGGATTCCGATCTCGAGAATTACCACCTGTTCTCGATATTGTATGGATACGGCGAGACGAGCAGCCAGAAGCTTGCCAAACGCAGAATAGCAAGAGATGAGGAAATTCAGAAAAAACTCGTTTTTGAGACGGACAGGTATGAGACAGATCTGATCTCATCTTCAATGGAAAGCGGTAGAAGGGCACTTGAAAATGGCCATTATAACAAGGCCACGGGATATTTCGAGGCAGTCCTGCTCTGGGACCCCACCAATACCGAGGCAAGGGATTGTAGAACCAGGGCTGATGCTCTCACCCATATTAAACGTGCGGACTCGCTTTTTGTCGGTCAGATGTACTCGGAAGCATTGTTCGAATACAGACTTGGCAGTCAGCATTTCGATCACGAAGAGATCGACAGTCGGATCGAAGCCTGCGAAAAATCGATAGGGGAAGCCGAGAACAGCAGGGCTATTCTTGACAGGATGATCTCACATTCACTTGAGCTCTATACAAGTCGGCAGTGGGCTGATGCTTCACGGGCGTTCGAAGAGATCCTGGTGATCGACCCCGGTAACAGTATAGCGAATCAGTACCGTGAAAAATCAATACTCAGGAACAGGGAGTATTACGATTCACTTATCAGGAGAGTCGAGCAGGCAGTTTCCCGAATGCATTACGAAGAGGCCGCAGAGCTTGTTCACACGGGGCTGGAGAATTTCCCCGGGGACAATATCCTGATCTCGCGATTATCCGATATCGAACGATTGAAGAGAAGAGCCGGGGATAAAGTCCCTGCAGGGGCTGAAGTGGCCACACTGAAGCCCGCATTGTCTTCAGCGATGATCGAAGGCCTGAGGCCGGACTACGAAAAGGGAGTAGCCTCCTTTACCGGCGGGCAGTACGAGAAGGCTATCGATTCCTGGGAAAAAGTCTGGAAGGTGTGGAAGGGCTTCGAGAAGGTAGAGGAATATCTTGTCAAGGCGTACCAGTTCAGGGGCATGGATCTATATACCGATCACAGCTATGAAGAAGCGCTTGAAGTATGGCAGAAGATCCTTGTGATAGATCCCGGGAATGAAAAGGCTGCGAGGTATATCAGGAGGACCAGGGAAGAGATGGGCCTTCTTGAAAGAACGAGAGGATGA
- a CDS encoding SpoIIE family protein phosphatase: MKEREDDSQRCDMKAINLKFQITLFVLLLIAGLVTAFSLTSARVQRTILLEEVRQKVVLQGRNLALNYSKPLLHKDPEFELHPHIRKVLSGDRNIRSVVVVDREGKIKGHRDMKMIDVQFRDETGFATVGDMSGLAPDESLKIRDDILLVSTPITDQEETIGTVFIEYSTEGMMQTLAEGRKRIMRIGLIALGAGALMSLLLAILIARPVNRLTRGAELIGQGRLDTRIRVKSVREMNVLADTFNRMASSLEENRDVMREKERLDKELEIARSIQQTLLPSDIPEPERYDIDAYYNSAELVGGDYYDIIPLENNRIMFVVGDVAGKGVPGLVVMAMVRMMVRDLAQRGENPARLLRHLNTLLLRDVRNNLFLTMFCGVLDLGSNGFFWASAAHMPLVYFRGRDGSVRMLGTKAKPMGIFPDEVFNKGLKEYQLTFEPGDLLLQYTDGLNEMRDRKGDEFGLEKVEEIVKSVASRGATDLLATLKESLDEFRGEVPQSDDLTLLALRMRQSVETGVSSDRNEDHGKVSTGIHDRSSV, translated from the coding sequence TTGAAAGAACGAGAGGATGACAGTCAGCGGTGTGATATGAAAGCAATAAACCTGAAATTTCAGATCACTCTATTCGTGCTCCTTCTCATTGCGGGACTTGTCACAGCTTTTTCGCTGACATCCGCTCGTGTTCAGCGGACGATCCTCCTTGAGGAGGTAAGACAGAAAGTGGTACTGCAGGGAAGGAACCTGGCACTGAACTACTCCAAACCCCTGCTCCATAAAGATCCCGAATTTGAGCTTCATCCACATATCCGGAAAGTCCTCTCGGGCGACAGAAATATCAGGTCGGTCGTGGTCGTGGACAGGGAAGGGAAAATCAAGGGGCATCGTGACATGAAGATGATAGACGTTCAGTTCAGGGATGAGACTGGATTCGCGACGGTCGGCGACATGTCAGGACTTGCTCCCGATGAATCTCTGAAGATCCGTGATGATATTCTGCTGGTGTCGACTCCGATAACGGATCAGGAGGAGACTATAGGTACGGTGTTTATCGAGTATTCGACTGAAGGGATGATGCAGACTCTGGCAGAAGGAAGAAAACGGATTATGAGAATAGGACTGATTGCGCTGGGGGCTGGTGCTTTGATGTCCCTGCTTCTGGCAATTCTTATAGCCAGGCCAGTCAATCGCCTGACCAGGGGAGCCGAGTTGATCGGCCAGGGACGTCTGGATACAAGGATAAGAGTAAAGTCGGTCCGGGAGATGAATGTGCTGGCAGATACGTTCAACAGGATGGCTTCCAGTCTCGAGGAAAACCGTGATGTCATGAGAGAGAAGGAGCGTCTCGACAAGGAGCTTGAGATCGCGAGATCGATTCAGCAGACTCTTCTTCCCTCTGATATACCCGAGCCCGAAAGATATGATATCGACGCATATTACAACTCCGCGGAACTTGTGGGGGGCGATTATTACGATATCATCCCATTGGAAAATAACCGGATCATGTTCGTAGTCGGCGATGTCGCCGGCAAGGGAGTGCCGGGTCTGGTAGTGATGGCGATGGTAAGGATGATGGTCAGGGACCTTGCCCAGCGGGGTGAAAACCCTGCCAGGCTGCTCAGGCATCTGAATACTCTTTTGTTGAGAGATGTTCGTAATAATCTTTTCCTGACCATGTTCTGTGGTGTCCTTGATCTCGGATCGAACGGTTTCTTCTGGGCCAGCGCGGCTCATATGCCGCTGGTCTACTTCAGGGGACGGGACGGGAGTGTGCGGATGCTGGGGACGAAAGCCAAACCTATGGGGATCTTTCCGGATGAAGTATTCAATAAAGGTCTCAAGGAATATCAATTGACGTTTGAGCCTGGGGACCTGCTCCTGCAGTACACAGACGGATTAAACGAGATGCGCGACCGGAAAGGCGACGAATTCGGCCTGGAAAAGGTCGAGGAGATAGTAAAAAGTGTGGCGTCCAGGGGGGCAACGGATCTGCTTGCGACCCTGAAAGAGAGCCTTGATGAATTCAGGGGCGAAGTGCCCCAGAGCGACGACCTGACGCTATTGGCATTGCGGATGCGACAGTCCGTTGAAACAGGTGTCTCGTCGGACAGGAATGAGGATCACGGGAAAGTCAGCACCGGAATCCATGACCGGAGTAGTGTATAG
- a CDS encoding anti-sigma factor antagonist (This anti-anti-sigma factor, or anti-sigma factor antagonist, belongs to a family that includes characterized members SpoIIAA, RsbV, RsfA, and RsfB.): MILEKIDLKSSEITVSCGAGSYLDSLGRVTGVILLSIESGFDSLRLVKSGRCDDSIKPVLDLILSNNPFVNIVESEKNESDRIDSLKICDHPQISVIGEGSGHLYRIRASVTVEGTNFASRTAGIITGILGFPGFMSFGMRLASYELLMNISEHGHGPGKNRWVDLILEKREDSLFMTIIDDGPMFDPTIGIDFDLKKYLGSGKNRGLGLIMLKNMNQKMTYARENGKNMIVINSMVAIDIPKGKENGMAALKIDEGIPGADGISEIMIRGELDTKGALRLEELMNDLISRKIYKTVLNFRDVSFVSSAGVGMLLGLVSSLRREGGEVYLSELTNKVESVFKLLNLDDYFKVITGQSGKL, from the coding sequence ATGATACTCGAAAAAATCGATTTAAAATCATCGGAAATAACCGTCAGTTGCGGTGCCGGGTCATACCTCGATTCCCTGGGGAGGGTCACAGGTGTGATCCTCCTGTCGATCGAATCAGGATTTGATTCGCTCCGCCTTGTCAAATCAGGACGATGCGATGATTCGATCAAGCCCGTTCTCGATCTGATCCTGTCGAATAATCCATTCGTCAATATAGTTGAGTCCGAAAAGAATGAATCAGACCGGATCGACAGTCTGAAGATATGTGATCATCCACAGATCTCGGTCATTGGAGAAGGCTCCGGACATCTGTACAGGATCAGAGCCAGCGTGACGGTCGAAGGGACTAATTTTGCCTCCAGGACCGCCGGCATCATCACCGGGATCCTCGGTTTTCCCGGATTCATGTCGTTCGGAATGAGATTAGCCTCTTATGAACTTCTCATGAATATATCCGAGCACGGACACGGTCCCGGGAAAAACAGGTGGGTCGATCTTATACTGGAAAAGAGAGAGGACAGCCTTTTTATGACGATTATCGATGATGGTCCCATGTTCGATCCCACAATAGGCATTGATTTCGATCTGAAAAAATATCTCGGAAGCGGAAAGAACAGAGGCCTTGGGTTGATAATGTTAAAGAATATGAATCAGAAGATGACTTATGCGAGAGAGAACGGGAAGAACATGATTGTCATCAACAGCATGGTGGCAATCGATATTCCAAAGGGAAAGGAGAACGGAATGGCAGCTTTGAAAATTGATGAGGGAATACCCGGAGCGGACGGAATAAGCGAGATCATGATTAGGGGGGAACTGGATACGAAGGGAGCACTCAGACTCGAGGAATTGATGAACGATCTCATAAGTAGGAAAATCTACAAGACCGTTCTCAATTTCAGGGATGTCAGCTTCGTTTCAAGTGCGGGTGTCGGTATGCTTCTGGGACTGGTCTCGTCACTGAGGAGAGAGGGCGGCGAAGTATATCTCTCCGAGCTGACGAACAAGGTAGAATCCGTATTCAAATTACTTAACCTGGACGACTATTTCAAGGTCATCACGGGACAGAGCGGGAAACTTTAG